The proteins below come from a single Larimichthys crocea isolate SSNF chromosome II, L_crocea_2.0, whole genome shotgun sequence genomic window:
- the usp14 gene encoding ubiquitin carboxyl-terminal hydrolase 14: MPVFTVNVKWGKEKFDAVELNTEEPPMVFKAQLFALTGVQPDRQKVMVKGGTLKDDEWGNIKLKNGMTLLMMGSADALPEEPAVRPMFVEDMTEEQLASAMELPCGLTNLGNTCYMNATVQCLRSVPELKTALRRYSGALRSSGANAPSQYITAALRDLYETMDKTSSSLPPIILLQFLHMAFPQFAEKGDQGQYLQQDANECWLQMMRVLQQKLESLEPETPMETEAESGAASASTKKNFIDQYFGVEFETTMKCTESEEEEPIKGKESQLQLSCFINQEVKYLATGLRLRLQEEITKMSTTLERNALYIKSSKLSRLPAYMTVQMVRFFYKEKESVNAKVLKDVKFPLMLDVYELCTSELQEKMLPIRSKFKEVEDKKLEKQQQKLIKKPDTAKEVKYEPFSFSDDVGSNNSGYYDLQAVLTHQGRSSSSGHYVGWVKRKEDEWVKFDDDKVSVVSPEDILRLSGGGDWHIAYVLLYGPRRLEILEEEQ; the protein is encoded by the exons ATGCCGGTGTTTACAG tAAATGTGAAATGGGGCAAAGAGAAGTTTGATGCAGTAGAGCTGAACACTGAGGAGCCACCTATGGTTTTCAAGGCTCAGCTCTTCGCCCTGACAGGAGtccagccagacagacagaaggtCATGGTGAAGGGAGGCACTCTCAAG GATGACGAGTGGggaaacattaaactgaaaaat GGGATGACTCTGCTGATGATGGGCTCAGCAGACGCCCTGCCTGAGGAGCCTGCTGTCCGGCCCATGTTTGTGGAGGACATGACTGAGGAGCAGCTGGCCTCAGCG ATGGAGCTGCCTTGTGGACTGACAAACCTGGGAAACACCTGTTACATGAACGCCACAGTGCAGTGTCTGCGCTCTGTGCCAGAGCTCAAAACTGCCCTCAGAAG GTATTCAGGTGCTCTGCGATCTTCAGGCGCGAATGCACCATCACAATACATCACAGCTG CCCTCCGTGACTTGTATGAGACCATGGACAAGACCTCATCCAGCCTCCCACCCATTATTTTGCTGCAGTTCCTTCACATGGCCTTCCCACAGTTTGCTGAGAAGGGGGACCAGGGACAGTACCTCCAGCAG GATGCCAACGAGTGCTGGCTGCAGATGATGAGAGTGCTTCAGCAAAAGTTGGAGTCACTAGAGCCAGAGACTCCCATGGAG ACCGAGGCCGAGAGCGGAGCTGCCTCTGCCTCTACGAAGAAGAACTTCATTGACCAGTATTTCGGTGTCGAATTCGAAACTAC CATGAAATGCACAGagtctgaggaagaggagccaATCAAAGGCAAGGAAAGCCAGCTCCAGCTCAGCTGCTTCATCAACCAAGAAGTTAAATACCTTGCAACAGGACTGAGGCTG AGACTGCAGGaagaaatcacaaaaatgtCTACAACCTTGGAAAGAAATGCCCTGTATATAAAAtct TCAAAACTCAGCCGTCTCCCCGCCTATATGACCGTTCAAATGGTCCGATTTTTCTACAAAGAGAAGGAGTCTGTCAATGCAAAAGTCCTCAAG GATGTCAAGTTCCCGCTCATGCTGGATGTCTATGAACTGTGCACCTCTGAGCTGCAGGAGAAAATGCTGCCGATCAGGTCAAAGTTTAAGGAGGTCGAGGACAAGAAGCTcgagaaacagcagcagaag ttGATAAAGAAGCCAGACACGGCGAAGGAAGTGAAATATGAGCCTTTCTCATTCTCTGATG ATGTGGGTTCCAACAACAGTGGCTACTACGACCTGCAGGCTGTGCTGACACACCAAGGCCGCTCGAGCTCATCAGGTCATTACGTGGGATGGGTCAAGAGGAAAGAAG ATGAGTGGGTTAAGTTCGACGATGACAAAGTGAGCGTGGTGTCTCCAGAGGATATCTTGCGACTGTCCGGTGGCGGCGACTGGCATATAGCATACGTTCTACTGTACGGCCCGCGACGGCTGGAAATACTTGAAGAGGAGCAGTAG
- the thoc1 gene encoding THO complex subunit 1 isoform X2: MSPSLFNFVDAKDKFTTSARHALAGKTGKHLVNAFNQIPGNEVEKKTTLDQALRGVLGDQIVEQKASCDDYLSLIYLSIDAVTEGICSATTPFLLLGDVLDCLPLDQCDKIFSFVEENVSTWKSNSFYTAGKNYLLRMCNDLLRRLSKSQNTVFCGRIQLFLARLFPLSEKSGLNLQSQFNLDNVTVFNKNEQESTLGQKHTEEKEEGMEVEEGEMGEDDAPAPCSIPIDYNLYRKFWTLQDYFRNPVQCYDKFSWMTFLKYSDETLAVFKSYKLDDMQASKRKLEELRASGGEHVYFAKFLTSEKLMDLQLSDSNFRRHILLQYLILFQYLKGQVKFKSSSCVLNDDQTTWIEETTKLVYQLLKEIPPDGGKFGTMVEHILDTEENWNGWKNEGCPSFVKERTVDDKPKRPTRKRQAPEDFLGKGPDRKIFMGNDELTRLWNLNQDNMEACKSDSREFMPSLDEFFAEAIEQADPANMVEDEYKVVRNPNYGWRALRLLSRRSPHFFQPTNQKFKSLADYLDSMVSKLAKELPKDIPSEEIKTGEEDDDDNGDNLLKDSNDSPSIQSKIVTNQQMDDIAAKLGAQWKTLASHLEMKAAELREIETDSEDVDMQAKLLLVAWQDREGTQATVDNLVTALNAAGFSQIADSLSEA; this comes from the exons ATGTCGCCGTCCTTATTTAATTTTGTCGACGCTAAAGACAAATTCACG ACCTCTGCCAGACATGCCCTAGCTGGTAAAACCGGCAAGCATTTGGTAAACGCTTTCAACCAGATCCCCGGGAA CGAGGTAGAAAAGAAGACCACACTGGACCAGGCGCTGAGGGGGGTCCTCGGTGATCAGATT gtTGAGCAGAAAGCAAGCTGTGATGACTACCTGTCTCTCATATACCTGAGTATTGATGCGGTCACAGAAG GTATCTGTTCTGCTACAACTCCTTTCCTTCTGCTGGGAGATGTACTGGACTGCCTCCCTCTGGACCAATGTGACAAAATCTTCTCCTTCGTGGAGGAGAATGTTTCCACCTGGAAATCG AACTCTTTTTACACTGCCGGGAAGAACTACTTGTTGAGGATGTGTAACG ATCTTTTAAGGAGGCTGTCCAAATCTCAGAATACTGTGTTCTGTGGGCGGATCCAGCTTTTCCTGGCACGTCTCTTCCCTCTGTCTGAAAAATCCG GTCTGAATCTACAGAGCCAGTTTAACCTGGACAACGTAACGGTGttcaacaaaaatgaacaagaaAGCACTCTCGGGCAGAAG cacacagaggaaaaggaggaaggtatggaggtggaggaaggagaaaTGGGAGAAGACGATGCTCCTGCACCGTG TTCCATCCCGATCGACTACAACTTGTACAGAAAGTTCTGGACACTGCAGGACTACTTCAGAAACCCTGTGCAGTGTTATGATAAATTCTCCTGGATGACATTCCTTAAG TACTCAGATGAAACCTTGGCAGTGTTCAAGAGCTACAAGTTGGACGACATGCAGGCCTCCAAGAGAAAGCTAGAGGAGCTGAGAGCGTCGGGAGGAGAACATGTCTACTTTGCCAAGTTTTTAACGAGCGAGAAG CTGATGGACTTGCAGCTCAGCGACAGTAACTTCAGGCGGCACATTTTACTGCAGTACCTCATCCTCTTCCAGTACTTGAAGGGTCAGGTCAAGTTCAAAAG CTCCAGTTGTGTTCTGAACGATGATCAGACGACGTGGATCGAAGAGACGACTAAACTGGTTTATCAG CTATTGAAAGAGATTCCACCTGATGGAGGCAAGTTTGGCACCATGGTTGAG CATATCCTTGACACAGAGGAGAACTGGAACGGCTGGAAAAATGAAGGATGTCCGAGCTTTGTGAAAGAAAG GACAGTAGATGACAAACCCAAAAGACCCACCAGGAAAAGACAAGCTCCGGAAGACTTCCTTGGAAAAGGGCCAGATCGCAAGATTTTCATGGGAAA tGATGAATTGACTCGACTGTGGAACCTGAACCAAGACAACATGGAGGCCTGCAAGTCAGACAGCAG GGAGTTCATGCCATCACTGGACGAATTCTTCGCAGAGGCCATTGAACAGGCCGACCCTGCAAACATGGTGGAGGATGAGTACAA GGTTGTCCGGAACCCGAACTATGGCTGGCGTGCTCTGAGGCTGCTGTCCAGGAGAAGTCCACACTTCTTTCAGCCAACTAACCAGAAGTTCAAGAGTCTGGCAGACTACCTAGACAGCATGGTTAGCAAACTGGCCAAAGAACTACCG AAGGATATCCCTTCTGAAGAGATCAAGACGGGAGAAGAGGATGATGACGATAATGGAGACAACCTTCTCAAAGACAGCAATGACA gtCCAAGCATACAGAGCAAGATAGTGACAAACCAGCAGATGGATGACATAGCAGCCAAACTGGGCGCACAGTGGAAGACGCTGGCTTCTCATTTGGAGATGAAAGCGGCGGAGCTGCGGGAGATCGAGACGGACAGCGAAGACGTCGACATGCAGGCCAAACTGCTGCTTGTAGCCTGGCAGGACAGAGAGGGAACACAAGCTACCGTGGATAACCTGGTCACGGCTCTGAACGCTGCAGGGTTCTCCCAGATTGCAGACAGCCTCAGTGAGGCTTAA
- the thoc1 gene encoding THO complex subunit 1 isoform X1, protein MSPSLFNFVDAKDKFTTSARHALAGKTGKHLVNAFNQIPGNEVEKKTTLDQALRGVLGDQIVEQKASCDDYLSLIYLSIDAVTEGICSATTPFLLLGDVLDCLPLDQCDKIFSFVEENVSTWKSNSFYTAGKNYLLRMCNDLLRRLSKSQNTVFCGRIQLFLARLFPLSEKSGLNLQSQFNLDNVTVFNKNEQESTLGQKHTEEKEEGMEVEEGEMGEDDAPAPCSIPIDYNLYRKFWTLQDYFRNPVQCYDKFSWMTFLKYSDETLAVFKSYKLDDMQASKRKLEELRASGGEHVYFAKFLTSEKLMDLQLSDSNFRRHILLQYLILFQYLKGQVKFKSSSCVLNDDQTTWIEETTKLVYQLLKEIPPDGGKFGTMVEHILDTEENWNGWKNEGCPSFVKERTVDDKPKRPTRKRQAPEDFLGKGPDRKIFMGNDELTRLWNLNQDNMEACKSDSRSVAEKTREFMPSLDEFFAEAIEQADPANMVEDEYKVVRNPNYGWRALRLLSRRSPHFFQPTNQKFKSLADYLDSMVSKLAKELPKDIPSEEIKTGEEDDDDNGDNLLKDSNDSPSIQSKIVTNQQMDDIAAKLGAQWKTLASHLEMKAAELREIETDSEDVDMQAKLLLVAWQDREGTQATVDNLVTALNAAGFSQIADSLSEA, encoded by the exons ATGTCGCCGTCCTTATTTAATTTTGTCGACGCTAAAGACAAATTCACG ACCTCTGCCAGACATGCCCTAGCTGGTAAAACCGGCAAGCATTTGGTAAACGCTTTCAACCAGATCCCCGGGAA CGAGGTAGAAAAGAAGACCACACTGGACCAGGCGCTGAGGGGGGTCCTCGGTGATCAGATT gtTGAGCAGAAAGCAAGCTGTGATGACTACCTGTCTCTCATATACCTGAGTATTGATGCGGTCACAGAAG GTATCTGTTCTGCTACAACTCCTTTCCTTCTGCTGGGAGATGTACTGGACTGCCTCCCTCTGGACCAATGTGACAAAATCTTCTCCTTCGTGGAGGAGAATGTTTCCACCTGGAAATCG AACTCTTTTTACACTGCCGGGAAGAACTACTTGTTGAGGATGTGTAACG ATCTTTTAAGGAGGCTGTCCAAATCTCAGAATACTGTGTTCTGTGGGCGGATCCAGCTTTTCCTGGCACGTCTCTTCCCTCTGTCTGAAAAATCCG GTCTGAATCTACAGAGCCAGTTTAACCTGGACAACGTAACGGTGttcaacaaaaatgaacaagaaAGCACTCTCGGGCAGAAG cacacagaggaaaaggaggaaggtatggaggtggaggaaggagaaaTGGGAGAAGACGATGCTCCTGCACCGTG TTCCATCCCGATCGACTACAACTTGTACAGAAAGTTCTGGACACTGCAGGACTACTTCAGAAACCCTGTGCAGTGTTATGATAAATTCTCCTGGATGACATTCCTTAAG TACTCAGATGAAACCTTGGCAGTGTTCAAGAGCTACAAGTTGGACGACATGCAGGCCTCCAAGAGAAAGCTAGAGGAGCTGAGAGCGTCGGGAGGAGAACATGTCTACTTTGCCAAGTTTTTAACGAGCGAGAAG CTGATGGACTTGCAGCTCAGCGACAGTAACTTCAGGCGGCACATTTTACTGCAGTACCTCATCCTCTTCCAGTACTTGAAGGGTCAGGTCAAGTTCAAAAG CTCCAGTTGTGTTCTGAACGATGATCAGACGACGTGGATCGAAGAGACGACTAAACTGGTTTATCAG CTATTGAAAGAGATTCCACCTGATGGAGGCAAGTTTGGCACCATGGTTGAG CATATCCTTGACACAGAGGAGAACTGGAACGGCTGGAAAAATGAAGGATGTCCGAGCTTTGTGAAAGAAAG GACAGTAGATGACAAACCCAAAAGACCCACCAGGAAAAGACAAGCTCCGGAAGACTTCCTTGGAAAAGGGCCAGATCGCAAGATTTTCATGGGAAA tGATGAATTGACTCGACTGTGGAACCTGAACCAAGACAACATGGAGGCCTGCAAGTCAGACAGCAGGTCAGTGGCTGAGAAAACAAG GGAGTTCATGCCATCACTGGACGAATTCTTCGCAGAGGCCATTGAACAGGCCGACCCTGCAAACATGGTGGAGGATGAGTACAA GGTTGTCCGGAACCCGAACTATGGCTGGCGTGCTCTGAGGCTGCTGTCCAGGAGAAGTCCACACTTCTTTCAGCCAACTAACCAGAAGTTCAAGAGTCTGGCAGACTACCTAGACAGCATGGTTAGCAAACTGGCCAAAGAACTACCG AAGGATATCCCTTCTGAAGAGATCAAGACGGGAGAAGAGGATGATGACGATAATGGAGACAACCTTCTCAAAGACAGCAATGACA gtCCAAGCATACAGAGCAAGATAGTGACAAACCAGCAGATGGATGACATAGCAGCCAAACTGGGCGCACAGTGGAAGACGCTGGCTTCTCATTTGGAGATGAAAGCGGCGGAGCTGCGGGAGATCGAGACGGACAGCGAAGACGTCGACATGCAGGCCAAACTGCTGCTTGTAGCCTGGCAGGACAGAGAGGGAACACAAGCTACCGTGGATAACCTGGTCACGGCTCTGAACGCTGCAGGGTTCTCCCAGATTGCAGACAGCCTCAGTGAGGCTTAA